One genomic segment of Gammaproteobacteria bacterium includes these proteins:
- a CDS encoding putative toxin-antitoxin system toxin component, PIN family, translating into MIPIVVDANVFVSALRSEGGASREVLRRALHSVYQPLFSNALWLEYEDLLGRNVWSEATTAEERREVLAALAGSGRWVRIYYLWHPNLPDEADNHLIELAIAGGATAIITHNTRNLLHSQLFWKSLSILTPAQCLEALR; encoded by the coding sequence ATGATTCCTATCGTTGTTGATGCCAATGTCTTTGTCTCAGCGCTTCGCTCGGAGGGTGGCGCTTCGCGTGAGGTACTCCGTCGAGCGTTGCACAGTGTTTATCAACCCCTATTTTCCAATGCGCTCTGGTTGGAATACGAAGATTTGCTGGGACGCAACGTCTGGTCCGAGGCCACCACGGCAGAGGAACGCCGGGAAGTACTTGCTGCGCTGGCGGGTAGCGGGCGCTGGGTCAGGATTTACTACCTCTGGCATCCTAATCTGCCTGACGAAGCAGATAATCACCTCATCGAACTAGCCATAGCCGGGGGCGCTACGGCTATCATCACCCACAACACACGGAATTTGTTGCACAGCCAATTATTCTGGAAAAGCTTGTCCATCCTAACGCCTGCTCAATGCCTGGAGGCACTACGATGA
- a CDS encoding toxin-antitoxin system HicB family antitoxin gives MSTLTIRLPNDTHDRLRQLAALRGVSLNKLMEEISIQTLSSFDAETRFRALAAQADPQRALAILNRLDEQNQITR, from the coding sequence ATGAGTACCCTAACGATTCGTCTACCGAACGATACCCATGATCGGCTCAGACAACTCGCCGCCCTGCGAGGCGTCAGCCTTAATAAACTGATGGAAGAAATCAGCATCCAAACCTTATCCAGCTTTGACGCCGAGACCCGGTTTCGCGCCTTGGCGGCCCAAGCCGACCCACAACGGGCGCTGGCGATTCTGAACCGGCTGGATGAGCAGAATCAGATCACGCGCTAA
- a CDS encoding insulinase family protein has protein sequence MRNRSSLLTPFLAIVLLLASGIAAAVPEIQHWRTANDVPVYFISARELPMVDAQILFNAGSARDGDQPGLARLTNALLEEGAGDWSADDIADRLDRVGAQFSASSQRDSAVISLRSLTDPRYLQPAVETVARLIREPAFAPEAIERVRQQMLTALQERAQSPGAIAQDAFYRALYGQHPYGSPPEGTTASLKALTRAAVQDFHRRHYTAANARVALVGDLDRPAAERLANALVGGLPPGEPIPPPPPVPEVTASQTVRIAHPSAQSHILIGQIGVSRADPDYYALYLGNHVLGGNGLVSQLSQEIREKRGLAYSVYSAFSPMRQAGPFLIGLQTRNDQVDTALEVAKTALRQFTAQGPEAQALEEARQNITGGFALDLAGNRKLANYLGMIAFYGLPLDYLQNFVSVMNDITLDQVTGAWRRHIQPDRLITVIVGGGQDAPDSSDR, from the coding sequence ATGCGCAACCGTTCTTCATTGCTTACCCCTTTCCTTGCCATCGTCCTGCTGCTTGCCTCGGGAATAGCCGCCGCCGTTCCCGAAATCCAGCACTGGCGCACGGCCAACGATGTGCCGGTCTATTTCATTTCGGCCCGGGAACTGCCCATGGTCGACGCGCAAATCCTGTTCAACGCCGGTTCGGCCCGCGACGGCGACCAACCGGGACTGGCGCGACTAACCAATGCTTTGCTGGAAGAAGGCGCGGGCGACTGGTCGGCGGATGACATTGCGGATCGACTGGATCGTGTCGGCGCACAGTTCAGCGCCAGTTCGCAGCGTGATTCAGCGGTAATCTCATTACGCAGCCTGACCGATCCCCGCTATCTGCAACCGGCGGTGGAAACCGTGGCCCGGTTGATCAGGGAGCCGGCCTTTGCCCCGGAGGCGATCGAACGGGTTCGTCAACAAATGCTGACCGCATTGCAAGAACGCGCCCAATCGCCCGGCGCTATTGCTCAAGACGCTTTCTATCGCGCGCTGTATGGCCAACATCCCTATGGCTCGCCGCCAGAAGGCACAACCGCCAGTCTGAAAGCGCTCACCCGCGCCGCGGTCCAAGACTTCCACCGCCGCCATTACACCGCCGCCAACGCCAGGGTTGCGCTGGTCGGCGATCTGGATCGACCCGCTGCCGAGCGGTTAGCCAACGCGCTGGTCGGCGGTCTGCCTCCAGGCGAACCGATTCCGCCGCCGCCCCCTGTCCCTGAAGTGACTGCCAGTCAGACGGTGCGCATTGCCCATCCCTCCGCGCAAAGCCATATCCTGATCGGTCAAATAGGCGTCAGTCGCGCCGATCCCGATTACTACGCACTCTATTTGGGTAACCATGTTCTGGGCGGTAACGGGCTGGTTTCGCAGCTATCCCAGGAAATTCGCGAGAAACGCGGCCTTGCTTATAGCGTCTACAGCGCCTTTTCGCCGATGCGCCAGGCCGGTCCCTTTCTGATCGGTCTGCAAACCCGCAACGATCAAGTCGATACCGCGCTGGAGGTTGCCAAGACCGCTCTCCGCCAGTTCACTGCCCAGGGTCCCGAGGCCCAGGCGTTGGAAGAAGCGCGGCAGAACATTACCGGCGGCTTCGCATTGGATCTTGCTGGCAACCGCAAGCTCGCCAACTATCTGGGAATGATTGCCTTTTATGGATTGCCCCTGGATTACCTGCAAAACTTCGTTAGCGTTATGAACGATATTACTTTGGATCAGGTCACGGGCGCCTGGCGACGCCATATCCAGCCCGACCGGCTCATCACAGTCATCGTCGGTGGTGGTCAGGACGCACCCGATTCGTCAGATCGTTAA
- a CDS encoding acylphosphatase: MKKLCLRCYISGRVQGVGFRYATADKAFSLGVTGYVRNLPDRRVEALICGDERAVTALQHWLRQGPPFAHVSDTYCEALPYQDFHDFRIE, encoded by the coding sequence GTGAAAAAACTGTGCTTGCGTTGTTATATCAGCGGCCGCGTTCAGGGCGTCGGATTTCGCTACGCCACCGCGGACAAAGCCTTCTCGCTGGGCGTAACCGGGTATGTCCGCAACCTGCCAGATCGGCGGGTGGAAGCGCTGATCTGTGGCGATGAACGGGCGGTCACTGCGCTTCAGCACTGGCTAAGGCAAGGTCCGCCATTCGCCCACGTCAGCGATACCTATTGCGAAGCCTTGCCCTATCAGGATTTCCACGATTTTCGGATTGAATGA
- a CDS encoding transglycosylase SLT domain-containing protein — protein sequence MHLLWAIALIIGLGGDVNATESLRAQRQAFQIVERSLQTGASLDDASLRDYPLYPYLVYKDLSRRLNAFPAAEVRDFLQTWADTPLADRLRNAWLRQLAGAQRWADYLRDAVPSRDPTFECWRRQALLNTDQTDAALQDFAAVWLTGHSLPNACDPVIAVWQTQGQLSPELRWQRFALAMKEGETGLAQYLRADMPANDQALADTWLAVANDPTLILDADRFNVDDPRVPPILADGLNRWRRRDALGAIAALDTLKAWNPALAPHLADEERLLALWIASDYHPTALARLTALPETVVDADVREWRIRVCLKQGDWPATLHWLDQLPPEERDSPRWQYWRGRALEALNRIESAQQAYRNASGHRDYYGFLAADRLGVPYTITNTPLVVSLTELTALLAASPGLQRARELYILGREWEADAEWRQATRAFDPAVLKQAARLAQRWEWRHQAIITIARAEYWDDLELRFPLAYRDGIVANATADALDPAWVYAVIRQESAFRADARSPVGALGLMQLMPATGRQVAQDLQDPANKADLRQPETNIRYGVRYLRRMLERLQGNPALATAAYNAGPNKVIEWLPVHDSVPADVWAETIPYRETRAYVQRVMEYAIVYQRLLGLQEDSTTLSARMKPVLPLENPG from the coding sequence ATGCATCTGCTTTGGGCTATTGCCCTGATCATCGGCCTTGGCGGCGATGTCAACGCTACAGAGTCTTTGCGCGCGCAACGGCAAGCCTTTCAAATCGTCGAGCGATCGTTGCAGACTGGCGCGTCCCTGGATGATGCATCGTTGCGCGACTACCCGCTTTATCCCTATCTGGTTTACAAAGACCTGTCCCGTCGATTGAATGCATTCCCTGCTGCCGAAGTGCGGGATTTCCTGCAAACCTGGGCCGACACGCCCCTGGCGGATCGCCTGCGCAACGCCTGGTTGCGTCAACTGGCTGGCGCCCAGCGTTGGGCGGATTACCTGCGCGACGCTGTCCCCAGCCGCGATCCGACCTTCGAATGCTGGCGGCGGCAGGCGTTGCTTAATACGGACCAGACCGACGCCGCATTGCAGGATTTCGCCGCCGTTTGGCTCACTGGTCATTCGCTTCCCAATGCCTGTGATCCAGTGATCGCCGTCTGGCAGACTCAGGGCCAGCTTTCGCCGGAATTGCGCTGGCAACGCTTTGCGCTGGCCATGAAGGAGGGCGAGACGGGACTGGCCCAGTATCTGCGCGCTGATATGCCAGCGAACGATCAGGCTTTGGCGGATACGTGGCTGGCGGTAGCGAATGACCCGACCCTGATTCTCGATGCTGACCGTTTTAACGTAGATGACCCGCGCGTCCCGCCGATTCTGGCTGATGGTTTGAATCGCTGGCGGCGGCGCGATGCCCTGGGGGCAATTGCTGCTTTGGACACCCTCAAGGCGTGGAATCCAGCGTTAGCGCCTCATCTGGCCGATGAGGAACGGTTACTGGCCCTGTGGATCGCCAGCGATTACCACCCGACAGCGCTGGCGCGGCTGACCGCCCTGCCGGAAACCGTCGTCGATGCCGACGTACGGGAATGGCGGATCCGCGTTTGCCTGAAACAGGGCGACTGGCCTGCAACCCTGCACTGGCTTGATCAATTGCCTCCGGAAGAACGTGACAGCCCGCGCTGGCAATACTGGCGTGGCCGGGCGCTGGAAGCGCTGAATCGTATCGAATCGGCCCAACAAGCCTACCGAAACGCCTCTGGCCACCGTGACTACTACGGCTTCCTGGCCGCTGACCGACTGGGTGTTCCCTATACGATCACCAATACGCCGTTGGTGGTTTCGCTCACCGAATTGACCGCGCTGCTGGCCGCTTCGCCTGGGCTACAACGGGCCAGGGAGTTGTACATTCTGGGCCGGGAATGGGAAGCCGACGCCGAATGGCGACAAGCGACCCGAGCGTTCGATCCGGCAGTGCTGAAACAGGCGGCGCGGTTAGCCCAGCGCTGGGAGTGGCGCCATCAGGCTATTATTACCATTGCCCGGGCCGAATACTGGGACGATCTGGAACTGCGCTTTCCACTGGCCTACCGGGATGGAATCGTGGCAAACGCCACAGCCGATGCCCTGGACCCGGCCTGGGTTTACGCGGTCATCCGTCAGGAAAGCGCGTTTCGCGCCGACGCTCGTTCCCCAGTTGGGGCGCTGGGCCTGATGCAGCTCATGCCGGCTACCGGTCGCCAAGTGGCCCAGGATTTACAAGATCCTGCCAATAAAGCCGATCTGCGTCAGCCGGAAACCAATATCCGCTACGGCGTTCGCTACCTGCGACGCATGCTGGAACGGTTGCAGGGTAATCCAGCCCTGGCCACCGCCGCTTACAATGCCGGACCCAACAAGGTCATCGAATGGTTGCCAGTGCATGATTCAGTACCCGCCGATGTCTGGGCGGAAACCATTCCCTATCGGGAAACCCGGGCCTATGTGCAGCGGGTCATGGAATACGCCATCGTCTATCAGCGTCTGCTCGGCTTGCAAGAGGATTCCACCACCCTCAGTGCGCGCATGAAGCCGGTGTTGCCGCTGGAAAATCCTGGGTAG
- a CDS encoding PAS domain S-box protein, which yields MEAADIGVWEYDHVSDRMFWSPWLYTLLGYDIEQAPSSLAAWLGLIHRDDLPGVQARIAATLAPENSLCEVEYRLRAADGQWRWFHARGRVMRRDANGRPLLTAGIQLDISERKHTELLLQTQHEFSAILAQRPTRERLLKAILESALSLPELDGGGLYWREPDNSYRLVVRQGLSPVFFAKVEHLAADSRQAAIIREGQLHCSCMTEQAYCIDSALIREPALIEEGLQSLVVLPIHVRNNPMACLNLASKQIGAVGSLTVTALQTLACQFTQALGCVLAQEEAFRQQQNLAELFNAINDYLFVLDLEGRILHYNLAVAKGLGYGNTLFDQPISAVHPPEVHNEVGQIIAEILAGTRATCPLPLLKADGERVLVDTRVVRGRWNSQPVIIGVSRDISIEQAARMALENEAEWRRALIENSRDGIAIFNEDHQIIEVNRSFAEMLGYAPEEMIGLYSWNIDADMTEADIRAAFADPLAIDATFEARHRRKDGTLYDAEVSVRGARIGGRKVFVTITRDISEKKRAEASLRRSEEQYRAVIETSADGFWMVDSQGRLLEVNEAYARLSGYSRDELRSMSIMALEAHENPEEIRAHIDKVRREGSGLFETWHRAKSGRVWRAEVNTSYWPSAGERFFVFIRDVDHRQRSETLLKIRMRLSQAALTSTLEDLMRAALDEAEHLTGSTIGFFHFVEPDQRHLTLQAWSSRTLENCSRPANDKGQRYPIHQASVWIDCVQQRQPVLHNDEARLTALYGLPIGHVVIRRELLLPVLGNDRVAAIIGVGNKPEDYTADDVEAMQQLTDLVMDIIERKRTQDQMNYLAYHDALTGLPNRILLADRLRQAMVQARRNQRRLAVCYLDLDGFKPVNDTYGHDQGDQLLIQVAQRLTACIRAGDTVARLGGDEFVVLLGDLATIEEGERAIDRMLTTLQAPFDLAEGAARLSASIGVTLYPEDGADADALLRHADHAMYLAKQAGGHRYLMPDLDEHNLAR from the coding sequence TTGGAGGCCGCTGATATTGGCGTCTGGGAGTATGATCATGTCAGCGACCGCATGTTTTGGAGTCCCTGGCTGTACACCTTGCTGGGCTACGACATCGAGCAAGCGCCGTCCAGTCTGGCTGCCTGGCTTGGTCTGATCCACCGCGATGACTTGCCTGGGGTGCAGGCGCGCATTGCGGCAACGCTGGCGCCGGAAAATTCGTTGTGCGAGGTCGAATATCGCTTGCGCGCCGCGGATGGCCAATGGCGCTGGTTCCACGCACGGGGCCGGGTTATGCGACGGGATGCAAACGGCCGACCGCTGCTTACCGCTGGCATTCAACTGGATATCTCCGAACGCAAACACACGGAGCTACTGCTGCAAACGCAGCATGAATTTTCTGCAATTCTCGCCCAAAGACCCACCCGGGAGAGGTTGCTCAAGGCGATTCTGGAAAGCGCCTTGAGCTTGCCGGAATTGGATGGTGGGGGACTCTATTGGCGCGAGCCGGACAACAGCTATCGGTTAGTGGTCCGGCAGGGATTGTCTCCGGTCTTTTTTGCGAAAGTTGAGCATCTGGCTGCCGATTCGCGCCAGGCAGCCATTATCCGCGAAGGCCAGCTACATTGCAGTTGTATGACTGAACAGGCGTATTGCATCGATTCCGCGCTGATTCGAGAACCGGCGTTGATTGAAGAAGGCCTCCAGTCACTAGTCGTGCTACCGATCCATGTCAGGAACAACCCGATGGCCTGTCTTAATCTGGCCAGCAAACAGATTGGAGCGGTCGGGTCGCTAACGGTGACCGCGCTGCAAACGCTGGCCTGCCAGTTCACGCAGGCCCTAGGATGTGTGCTCGCCCAGGAAGAAGCCTTCCGGCAGCAGCAAAACCTGGCGGAACTCTTTAACGCGATTAACGATTATCTCTTCGTTCTCGATCTGGAGGGCCGCATCCTGCACTACAATCTGGCGGTGGCAAAAGGGCTGGGCTACGGCAATACGCTGTTCGACCAACCGATTAGCGCTGTTCATCCGCCTGAAGTCCACAATGAAGTCGGCCAGATCATCGCCGAGATACTGGCCGGAACCCGCGCAACGTGCCCACTGCCGCTGCTGAAAGCTGATGGCGAACGCGTGCTGGTGGATACCCGAGTGGTGAGAGGACGCTGGAACAGCCAACCAGTAATCATTGGGGTATCGCGCGACATCAGCATCGAACAAGCGGCCCGGATGGCGTTGGAAAACGAGGCCGAATGGCGTCGCGCGCTGATCGAAAATTCCCGTGACGGGATCGCCATTTTCAACGAAGACCACCAGATTATTGAAGTTAACCGAAGTTTTGCCGAGATGCTGGGCTACGCGCCGGAAGAGATGATCGGCCTGTATTCCTGGAATATAGACGCCGATATGACCGAAGCGGACATCCGCGCCGCGTTCGCCGATCCTCTTGCTATTGACGCTACTTTCGAAGCCCGCCATCGTCGCAAGGACGGTACGCTTTACGATGCTGAAGTCAGCGTCCGAGGCGCCCGCATCGGCGGGCGCAAGGTCTTTGTCACCATCACGCGCGACATCAGCGAGAAAAAACGTGCTGAAGCCAGCTTGCGGCGCAGTGAGGAACAATATCGGGCCGTTATTGAAACTTCGGCAGATGGATTCTGGATGGTGGACTCACAAGGCCGCCTGCTGGAAGTCAACGAAGCGTATGCGCGTCTGTCCGGTTATAGTCGCGATGAATTGCGATCCATGTCGATCATGGCTCTGGAGGCGCACGAGAATCCGGAGGAGATCCGCGCCCATATCGACAAGGTGCGTCGTGAAGGCAGTGGCCTGTTTGAGACCTGGCATCGGGCGAAAAGTGGCCGGGTTTGGCGCGCTGAAGTCAATACTAGCTACTGGCCAAGCGCTGGCGAACGGTTTTTTGTCTTCATCCGCGACGTCGATCATCGGCAACGCTCGGAAACGTTGCTAAAAATCCGCATGCGCCTGTCGCAAGCCGCGCTGACCAGCACTTTGGAGGACCTGATGAGGGCGGCCCTGGACGAAGCGGAGCACCTGACCGGCAGCACAATCGGTTTCTTTCATTTTGTCGAACCGGATCAGCGACACCTGACCTTGCAAGCCTGGTCCAGCCGGACACTGGAGAATTGCAGCCGCCCGGCGAACGACAAGGGTCAACGCTACCCTATCCATCAGGCCAGCGTCTGGATCGATTGTGTGCAGCAACGCCAACCGGTGCTTCATAATGACGAAGCGCGTTTGACAGCGCTGTACGGCTTGCCCATCGGCCACGTCGTCATCCGGCGTGAATTATTGTTGCCTGTCCTAGGCAATGATCGAGTGGCTGCGATTATCGGCGTGGGGAACAAACCCGAGGATTACACGGCTGACGATGTCGAAGCGATGCAGCAACTAACTGATCTAGTGATGGACATCATTGAGCGCAAGCGCACTCAGGACCAGATGAACTACCTTGCGTATCACGATGCGCTCACTGGTTTACCGAATCGGATTCTGCTAGCGGACCGCTTACGGCAAGCCATGGTGCAGGCGCGGCGGAACCAGCGGCGCTTAGCGGTCTGCTATCTGGATCTGGACGGCTTCAAACCAGTTAACGATACCTATGGCCACGATCAGGGCGATCAGCTCCTCATTCAAGTCGCCCAACGTTTGACGGCATGCATCCGGGCCGGAGATACGGTCGCCCGCTTGGGTGGGGATGAGTTTGTGGTCTTGCTGGGCGATCTGGCCACGATTGAGGAAGGAGAGCGCGCCATTGACCGGATGCTGACCACTTTGCAAGCGCCGTTTGACCTCGCCGAGGGCGCGGCGCGGCTCAGCGCCAGCATCGGCGTCACCCTCTACCCGGAAGATGGCGCGGATGCCGATGCCCTCCTGCGCCATGCTGATCATGCAATGTACCTGGCCAAGCAAGCCGGTGGGCATCGCTATCTCATGCCCGATCTTGATGAGCATAATCTTGCTCGCTGA
- the cpdA gene encoding 3',5'-cyclic-AMP phosphodiesterase — protein MSTVASPTPLRVIQITDLHLKAQPGSRTWGIDVDAGLNTVLAHIQENYPAVDLMLVTGDLVGDEPEAYERVRQRLELLELPVYCLPGNHDFPATMSWMLRNGWVRRKRHVVTDHWQFVLLDSSFPGTPDGHLAYSELALLDTLLVTDTDRHTVVCLHHNPVSSQTPWLDTMMVSNHAALFSVLDRYSQVRAVVWGHIHAEFSARRNGVHLLATPATCVQFKPRVPEPQVDDLPPGYRWFELYPDGVLRTGVERVG, from the coding sequence ATGTCGACCGTCGCGTCTCCCACTCCCTTGCGAGTGATCCAAATCACCGATCTTCATCTGAAAGCCCAGCCTGGTAGTCGGACTTGGGGCATAGATGTGGACGCCGGCCTGAATACGGTGTTAGCGCATATTCAGGAAAATTATCCTGCTGTGGATTTAATGCTCGTCACCGGTGACCTGGTCGGAGATGAACCCGAAGCCTACGAACGAGTGCGCCAGCGACTGGAATTGCTGGAGTTGCCGGTCTATTGTCTGCCGGGCAATCATGATTTTCCCGCCACCATGAGCTGGATGCTGCGCAATGGATGGGTGCGGCGCAAGCGTCACGTCGTGACCGACCACTGGCAATTCGTGCTGCTGGATTCGAGTTTTCCCGGCACGCCCGATGGTCATCTGGCTTATAGCGAACTGGCCTTGCTGGACACGCTGCTGGTAACGGATACGGACAGGCACACCGTCGTTTGTTTACACCATAACCCCGTGTCTAGCCAAACGCCTTGGCTGGATACGATGATGGTAAGCAACCATGCGGCGTTATTCAGCGTGCTGGATCGTTATTCCCAGGTCCGCGCGGTCGTCTGGGGACACATTCACGCCGAATTCAGCGCCCGCCGGAACGGTGTTCACCTGCTGGCGACGCCCGCAACCTGCGTTCAATTCAAACCGCGCGTCCCGGAACCGCAAGTGGACGACCTGCCGCCGGGTTATCGCTGGTTCGAGTTATACCCAGACGGTGTGCTGCGTACTGGGGTAGAGCGGGTGGGGTGA
- the argA gene encoding amino-acid N-acetyltransferase, which translates to MIDSFVQWFRQAGPYINAHRGKTFVVLFGGEAVEAEHFSSLIHDLALLHSLGIRLALVHGARHQIEARLREAGREWRYVNELRVTEADDLRYVKQAVGRLRLRIEARLSMGLANSPMHGAHLRVVSGNLITARPLGVRDGVDYGFTGEVRRIDDRAIRLWLDQDAIVLLSPMGYSPTGEIFNLSAEDVAAAAAIALQADKLLVLTEGPELCDTAGQPIRQLNLDEAGQLLAEHPALPEEAARLLRLALRAGQTGVRRVHLLSRRVDSALLLELFTRDGVGALIAADTYEGLRTATIDDVGGLLELIQPLEDDGTLVRRSRERLEMEIERFVLLERDGAIIGCAALYPFPVERLGELACVAMHPHYRNRGRADALLSFIERQAQTQGLQRLFVLTTRTAHWFRERGFEPAEVGDLPMGKQELYNWQRRSKIFIKSL; encoded by the coding sequence GTGATCGATTCCTTCGTCCAGTGGTTCCGCCAGGCCGGACCTTATATCAACGCCCATCGCGGCAAAACCTTCGTCGTTTTGTTCGGCGGCGAAGCGGTAGAGGCCGAGCATTTTTCCAGCCTGATTCACGACCTGGCTCTGTTACATAGTCTGGGCATTCGCCTGGCGCTGGTGCATGGCGCACGGCATCAAATCGAGGCACGGCTGCGCGAAGCGGGACGGGAATGGCGTTATGTCAATGAATTGCGGGTCACTGAGGCGGATGACCTGCGCTACGTCAAGCAGGCGGTCGGCCGGCTAAGGTTGCGCATTGAAGCCCGCTTGTCGATGGGGTTAGCCAATTCGCCGATGCACGGCGCGCACCTGCGAGTCGTATCCGGCAATTTGATCACCGCCCGGCCGCTGGGGGTGCGCGACGGCGTGGACTACGGCTTCACCGGCGAAGTGCGGCGGATTGATGACCGCGCCATTCGGCTGTGGCTGGATCAGGACGCTATTGTCCTGTTATCGCCGATGGGCTACTCGCCGACCGGGGAAATTTTCAATCTCAGCGCCGAGGATGTGGCCGCTGCCGCCGCGATTGCACTACAAGCCGACAAATTGCTGGTGCTGACGGAGGGGCCGGAATTATGCGATACCGCTGGTCAGCCGATTCGGCAACTGAATCTCGACGAAGCCGGACAGTTGCTCGCCGAGCATCCCGCCTTGCCCGAGGAAGCCGCCCGTCTATTGCGTCTGGCTTTGCGCGCCGGTCAGACCGGCGTGCGTCGCGTTCACCTGCTCAGCCGGCGAGTCGATAGCGCGCTGTTGCTAGAATTGTTCACCCGCGATGGCGTAGGCGCGCTGATCGCCGCCGATACCTATGAAGGGTTGCGGACGGCGACCATTGATGATGTGGGTGGGCTATTGGAGCTGATTCAACCGCTGGAAGACGATGGAACGCTGGTGCGGCGATCGCGGGAGCGGTTGGAAATGGAAATCGAGCGTTTCGTTCTGTTGGAGCGGGATGGCGCCATCATCGGTTGCGCCGCGCTTTATCCATTTCCCGTTGAGCGATTAGGTGAGCTGGCGTGTGTTGCGATGCATCCCCACTACCGCAATCGAGGTCGCGCCGATGCGCTGCTCAGCTTTATTGAACGTCAAGCTCAGACCCAGGGATTACAGCGGCTGTTTGTACTTACCACCCGCACCGCCCACTGGTTTCGGGAGCGTGGTTTCGAGCCGGCCGAAGTGGGCGACCTGCCGATGGGCAAGCAGGAACTCTATAACTGGCAACGCCGTTCCAAGATATTCATAAAATCCCTGTAA